A window of Gambusia affinis linkage group LG03, SWU_Gaff_1.0, whole genome shotgun sequence contains these coding sequences:
- the hic2 gene encoding hypermethylated in cancer 2 protein has product MELPNHAKQLLLQLNQQRAKGFLCDVIIVVENALFRAHKNILAASSIYFKSLVLHDNLINLDTEMVNPSVFRQVLDFIYTGKLLSSSDQSSEQNFSALLTAASYLQLHDLAALCRKKLKRSSGKSLPGKPSTPGPLSRLRLNNQRLSSSTPAGPNNHYPPTPSDADQPQPDEGLRDKLSDDEMFVGSAGKTGNGGNGSSNGNLSSGASAGEPDLGLDLSKKSPHSAGTATDALSPHSNSQESPQSASVSTTNSASLDDSSTTLPGVDACISENMEINSSKTPEDSQNQPEGPPPQKKTRHAARKNEWPKKEALGLKSEDHDRPLVNGVIVGPKDGRSSGAGGGSGNSFASDQSFQCKDEEEGGENGQDHSEESGQSDGESAVGGGGAGGGHHSANYVYRQEGFEPAFGDNLYVCIPCGKGFPSSEQLNAHVETHTEDELYIKEEGGTFVKEEDEEEAEDLSAPVGPSSFGSETRPFKCTVCSKSYKDPATLRQHEKSHWLTRPFPCNICGKMFTQRGTMTRHMRSHLGLKPFACEECGMRFTRQYRLTEHMRVHSGEKPYECQLCGGKFTQQRNLISHLRMHTSPS; this is encoded by the coding sequence atgGAACTGCCAAATCATGCCAAACAACTGCTGCTGCAACTCAACCAGCAGAGAGCCAAGGGGTtcctctgtgatgtcatcattgtGGTGGAGAACGCTCTCTTTCGCGCCCACAAGAACATCCTGGCAGCCAGCAGCATTTACTTCAAATCTCTGGTCCTCCACGATAACCTTATTAACCTCGACACAGAGATGGTGAACCCCTCTGTGTTCAGACAAGTCCTGGACTTTATCTATACTGGAAAGCTCCTGTCGTCGTCAGACCAGAGCAGCGAGCAGAACTTCAGTGCCCTCTTGACCGCAGCCAGCTACCTCCAGCTACATGACCTCGCTGCTCTGTGCAGAAAGAAGCTCAAGCGCAGTAGTGGGAAGTCCCTACCAGGAAAACCCTCCACTCCAGGTCCACTCAGCCGCTTGCGCCTCAACAACCAGCGTCTCTCCTCTTCTACCCCTGCTGGTCCCAACAACCACTATCCTCCGACCCCTTCGGATGCCGACCAACCACAGCCAGATGAAGGTCTTCGGGACAAACTGTcagatgatgaaatgtttgttgGGAGCGCTGGGAAAACTGGGAATGGGGGAAATGGCAGCAGTAACGGTAATCTCAGCAGTGGGGCAAGTGCTGGAGAGCCAGATCTTGGGTTAGATCTTTCCAAGAAGAGTCCTCACTCTGCTGGCACAGCAACTGACGCCCTCAGCCCACACAGCAACTCCCAAGAATCCCCCCAATCTGCCTCAGTATCCACAACCAACAGTGCCTCGTTGGATGACTCCTCAACCACCCTGCCAGGTGTAGATGCATGCATCTCAGAGAACATGGAAATAAATTCCTCTAAGACGCCAGAGGACTCCCAAAACCAGCCCGAGGGCCCACCACCCCAGAAAAAGACTCGACATGCTGCTCGTAAGAACGAATGGCCCAAAAAAGAGGCATTAGGGTTGAAGTCTGAAGATCATGATAGGCCTTTGGTCAACGGAGTGATTGTAGGTCCTAAAGATGGCCGCTCCTCTGGGGCTGGAGGAGGCAGTGGTAATAGCTTTGCATCTGACCAGTCCTTCCAGTGTAAAGATGAGGAAGAAGGGGGAGAAAATGGCCAGGACCACAGTGAAGAAAGTGGTCAGAGTGATGGAGAGAGTGCAGTaggtggaggaggagcaggaggtggACACCATAGCGCCAACTATGTGTACCGGCAAGAAGGTTTTGAGCCAGCATTTGGGGACAACCTCTATGTGTGCATTCCCTGTGGTAAGGGCTTCCCCAGTTCTGAGCAGCTCAACGCTCATGTGGAGACCCACACTGAAGATGAGCTCTACATCAAGGAAGAGGGAGGGACCTTTGTGaaagaagaggatgaggaggaggcggaggaccTCTCTGCCCCTGTAGGTCCCTCCAGCTTTGGCTCTGAAACGCGTCCCTTCAAGTGTACCGTGTGCAGCAAGAGCTACAAAGACCCCGCAACTCTGAGGCAGCATGAAAAGAGCCACTGGCTGACCCGACCCTTCCCCTGCAACATCTGTGGCAAAATGTTCACCCAAAGGGGAACCATGACGCGCCACATGCGCAGCCACCTCGGCCTCAAGCCATTCGCATGTGAAGAGTGCGGCATGCGGTTCACACGGCAGTACCGCCTAACGGAGCACATGCGAGTTCACTCCGGGGAGAAGCCGTACGAATGCCAGCTATGCGGTGGGAAGTTTACCCAGCAGCGCAACCTCATCAGTCATCTGAGAATGCACACCTCACCCTCTTAG